AAAGCTCGGCATGGCTCACCACGGTTTTCGACGGCGCCGCTGACCTGATGCCGATCTACGAGGACAAGGATTTTCTGCGGTCGTTACACCTTGCCTATTTGGGACAGGACGACCTTCCAGGATCCGACGCTCCGCAGAATCCGCCTCCGGCTCCCGGCGGCGACGCCCCGGCCCGCGGTTCTCCCAAGAAGAAGGCCGCTCAGACGCGGGTGGCGACGAAAGCCAGGGGAGTCAAGGCCACGGCCAAGCGATCGGCGCCCAAGCGATAAGAGCAACGGGTCAGCGGCCAGCCCTACCGTTACCGCAACGTCTGCGGCCAGGTTGTGCTGCGAAGCGTCGCGATACAGCGGAACTGCGGTGGTGCGCCGTCAGGGTTTCGAACCCCGGACCCGCTGATTAAGAGTCAGCTGCTCTACCAACTGAGCTAACGGCGCTTTGGTCGACCACGACCGCGTTGCGACTTTAACAGGCATCCCGTCGCGGAACGAAATCGCTCGACCTCCCAGTGTAGAGCCTGCGCGGCGGGCGACCGTCCCGCGTTTTGCGGGCCTTGCGTCGCTGCTTTAAGGTCATCCAGCTGAGTTGCGGTGAGCACGGGGCGTAACCCATTAGAATATTTGCAAGTATTCTTCGGTCAGCGGTGACCAGAACGTGAGCAGGATTGGTCGTGGAAGGTCACTCGATGATGGCTTTGCGCAGACACCGATCATGGCTGGTTATCGCCATGGTTATGTTTGCCGTGGTCGGCGTCTCCTGTAGCAGCAACCACGCCGCCGCGCCGCCGAAGATCATCTTCGACAAGGGCACACCGTTTGCCGACCTGCTGGTCCCCAAGCTGACCTCCTCGGTGTCGGACGGCGCCGTCGGCGTGACCGTCGATGCGCCGGTCACGGTGAACGTTGCCGACGGTGTGCTGGCGTCGGTCACGATGGTCAACGACAACGGCCGGGCGATCAACGGCCAACTCAGCCCGGATGGGCTGCGCTGGTCGACCACCGAGCAGCTCGGCTACAACCGGCACTACACGCTCAACGTCAAGGCGACCGGTCTCGGTGGCGCGGCGAGCCGCCAGATGAGCTTCGCGACCAGTTCACCCGCACACCTGACGATGCCGTATGTCGCCCCGGGCGATGGTGAGGTCGTCGGCATCGGCGAGCCGGTGGCGATCCGGTTCGACGAGAACATCGCCGACCGCGCCGCCGCCCAGAAGGCGATCAAAATCACCACCAACCCACCCGTCGAGGGCGCGTTCTACTGGCTGAACAATCGCGAAGTGCGTTGGCGCCCAGAGCATTTCTGGAAGTCGGGAACTTCGGTCGACGTCGCGGTCAACACTTACGGCGTCGATTTGGGCGACGGGATGTTCGGCGAGGACAACGTCAAGACCCACTTCACGATTGGCGACGAGGTCATCTCGACCGCCGACGACACCACCAAGATGGTGACCGTCCGGGTCAACGGTGAGGTCGTCAAGACGATGCCGACGTCGATGGGTAAGGACAGCACCCCGACGGCCAACGGCTTCTACATCATCGGCGGCCGGTACAAGCACATCATCATGGACTCGTCGACCTACGGGGTTCCGGTCAACTCACCCAACGGATATCGCACCGAAGTCGACTGGGCCACCCAGATGTCCTACAGCGGCGTCTTCGTGCACTCCGCGCCGTGGTCGGTCGGTGCGCAGGGCCACACCAACACCAGCCACGGTTGCCTGAACGTCAGTCCGAGTAACGCCGAGTGGTTCTACGACCACAGCAAGAGCGGGGACATCGTCGAGGTCGTCAATACGGTCGGGTCGACGCTTCCCGGCACCGAGGGCCTGGGCGACTGGAACATCCCCTGGCCGCAGTGGAAAGCCGGCAACGCCAACACCTGACGCGGCTAGTCCTCGGGTTTGCGGCCGAGGCTGC
The Mycobacterium sp. 050128 genome window above contains:
- a CDS encoding L,D-transpeptidase, which encodes MMALRRHRSWLVIAMVMFAVVGVSCSSNHAAAPPKIIFDKGTPFADLLVPKLTSSVSDGAVGVTVDAPVTVNVADGVLASVTMVNDNGRAINGQLSPDGLRWSTTEQLGYNRHYTLNVKATGLGGAASRQMSFATSSPAHLTMPYVAPGDGEVVGIGEPVAIRFDENIADRAAAQKAIKITTNPPVEGAFYWLNNREVRWRPEHFWKSGTSVDVAVNTYGVDLGDGMFGEDNVKTHFTIGDEVISTADDTTKMVTVRVNGEVVKTMPTSMGKDSTPTANGFYIIGGRYKHIIMDSSTYGVPVNSPNGYRTEVDWATQMSYSGVFVHSAPWSVGAQGHTNTSHGCLNVSPSNAEWFYDHSKSGDIVEVVNTVGSTLPGTEGLGDWNIPWPQWKAGNANT